The Xanthocytophaga agilis region TGGCTAATTATCTAACATTTGTATATTCTCTCAGATAGTAACCCAAAATATCTCCCTGCTTTTAGCTAATAAAAATTAGGTATTTATAATCCTCCTATTCTTGATACATAGTTTGGCAATACTTTTGTCTATATAATGTAAGATTCATCTAGCATGGACTATATCTTGTATACTTTTATGCTTTTGAACTTTTTATCTATCTGTATTTGCTCAGCAGACATTGAGTGCATATCGGAAAATTGACAAAAAATAAATATCTTGGTAGTATTACATTAATTTGAGAAACATGAAGAAAGACATTCCTTTTCTACCGGTTAAAGATGTGAAAGTAGCTGTAGTGCGAAAAACGAATGATATAGGAAATTTTGACTGGTTTGTTTACTTACTTAATACCAATCCTTTTGCTATTAAAAATGTATTTGTTACGTCTGAAGGATATGGGTATATGAATGATGAAATGCGTAGGACTTCTACATTACGTCACTTTTTAGGAGATGTGGATTCAGGAGATGCAGCTATTATTGAACCTATTGATCCTGCGGTATTTGGATTAAACAGCGAATATTGGGTAAGCTACTTTATTGATAATCAGATTTATGATAAGCGGTTTATCTTTGTACCTGATAGTATAGTAGAAGAAAATCTTAGCTATATTTCGCAGCTTGACTTAAGTGGAGTTTTACATGAGTAACTGATGAATGCAGACATTGACCTTATTTTTGCAATAGATCAATGTCTGCATTTTCTATTTTTTACATTCCAGGAAATAAAGGACGAGCAATTTCACCTCTGAAAGGCCATGGGATAGAGATAAAGATCACAATAAGAGCTATTACAAGCAGAGTAAGGGCTCTCTTATGTTTTCTGTCATCAGAAATAGGTTTGCGAAAGGATCCCCGTGCAACAGTAATCAAAGCAATGCCTATGATCATTCCTGTGATGTGTTCTACAGCCCAGAAACGATATACTTTGCTCTTCATTACTTCACCCATACCTACACCCAATATATTCTGCAATCCCCACGGACCAATTGCCCATTGCACTAATCCAATAAGTAAAGTAATATGGGCTGCGATCATCAGAAATAAATCAACTTTCTTATCAGCACTATTAAATTCTCTTTTAGCATTCATTCCGCTAAAATGTCTGAAAATAGCAACTAAAAGAAGAATCAGGATAACCCAGCGCAATAAATTGTGTAAGTGTACAAATCCGGTATACATACGTAAATGTCTTTAAATGAATGATTGGTTTTCTTTATCTTTAAATTTTAATTGTGGCAAGTTAACGAGCAAATTGCAGAAACAAAAAAGCATAGAACCTTCTTAGACAAACCTTATTTTAACTGATCCATCATAAACTCATAAATTATTTCTGAAACTCTTGCCAGAGCCTCTACTCCTGCTTCCGGGTTTTCTAATCCTTTTGATAGCAATATTAACACATATCTTCTCCCATCTGGTAAATAAATAATGGCAGAATCATGCCTTACACTTGTAATAAATCCAGTTTTGTGAGCAATCTTTACCTCTTTAGGTAGATATAGAGGGATGATATCATTGAACTTTTGTTCTTTTAAAATCTGAACCATCTCCTCAGAGGATTTTCTATCAACCACTTGTCCGCGAGCTATCTTTTCAAATATAATAGCCAGATCATACGCTGTTACAGTATTATTCCATCCTTTATCAAATGCTTTCTGGTCTTCTACACCTCGTAAGATCCGCATATCTTTTGCCCCTATCTCCTGCATAGTATTCATAACATTAGAGGCACCTACTTTATCAATCAATAGATTTGTTGCCATGTTGCTGCTTACTGTAATCATTTCATATACTAACTGTCTTATTGTCATCCATTGCCCTATCTTCTTATACATTTCTTCTGCACTATCATCTGAAATATCCATTTTGTATGGACTTCCATCTACAATACTTTTAAACTCATTTTTCACTAGAATTGAATCTGAAAGTTTAAACTTACCTACTTTTACCTGATCAAATACTTCTATCATTACAGGTGTCTTCATAGTACTTGCAGCATGAAAAACATCTTTTTCATGAATATATACTTCAAGTTTAGGAGAGTCCAACGATTTAAATGCAACAGCAAATTGTCCTTTGACTGCTACAAGCTTTGATTCAATTGCAGCTTTTAGATCTTTCGCTGATAAGGAATTCATTTGAGCTTTTAAAGTAAGGGGAAATATGACCATCAAAAGCAAAAGATATTTTGCCATAAAGCTTTACTACAGTTAGTTGATTTGAGAAATGGAGCAAGATAAAAACTCTACAAATAGACGACTAATGAATTTAATCTTTTTATTATATCCCATTTCTTCCAGAAAGCTTGTACCTTTGTATAAACTCAGCCTTTCATTCTAAAAAGGCGTTGTATACTTAATCAATTGCATATTTATCCACATATTCATTTGCTTTATGTCCACTCTCACCCAAACAATCCGCGACACACAAGTATTTGACCTGATCAACAAAGAGAAAAGTCGTCAGGAATCGGGCATTGAACTCATCGCCTCCGAAAACTTTGTATCCCCTCAAGTGATGCAAGCGATGGGAAGCGTTCTAACTAATAAATACGCAGAAGGATTACCATCCAAAAGATATTATGGAGGCTGTGAAGTTGTTGATGAAGTTGAGCAATTGGCCATTGATCGTGCAAAAGAACTCTTCAAAGCAAGTTGGGTAAACGTTCAACCACACTCAGGAGCTCAAGCTAATGCTTCCGTATTCTTAGCTGCATTACAAGCAGGAGATACAATATTGGGATTTGATTTATCTCATGGTGGCCACCTTACTCATGGTTCTCCTGTAAACTTTTCTGGAAAACTCTATCGTCCAACATTTTATGGAGTTGACAAAGAAAGTGGACTAATTAACTGGGACAAAGTTGCAGAAACCGCTAAGAAAGAGAAACCAAAAATGATTATTTGTGGAGCCTCTGCTTACTCCAGAGATTGGGATTACCAACGCCTCCGTCAAATTGCAGATGAAGTAGGTGCCATCTTATTAGCAGATGTTTCTCACCCAGCTGGTTTAATTGCAAAAGGTCTGTTAAATGATCCTTTAGAACATTGCCATATAGTTACTACTACTACTCATAAGACATTGCGTGGCCCTCGAGGTGGTATGATTATGCTGCGTCATGACTTTGAAAACCCATTTGGTGTTAAAAATCCAAAAGGTAATCTTCGCCTAATGTCCGAACTTCTTGATTCAGGTGTGTTCCCTGGCACACAAGGAGGTCCATTAGAACATGTAATTGCAGCCAAGGCAGTTGCTTATGGTGAAGCTTTAAGTGAAGAATTTTACAATTATGCAGTGCAAGTACAAAAGAATGCTAAAGTAATGGCACAGGCATTCTTAGATAAAGGCTATTCTATTATTT contains the following coding sequences:
- a CDS encoding cytochrome B, translating into MYTGFVHLHNLLRWVILILLLVAIFRHFSGMNAKREFNSADKKVDLFLMIAAHITLLIGLVQWAIGPWGLQNILGVGMGEVMKSKVYRFWAVEHITGMIIGIALITVARGSFRKPISDDRKHKRALTLLVIALIVIFISIPWPFRGEIARPLFPGM
- a CDS encoding serine hydrolase, whose protein sequence is MAKYLLLLMVIFPLTLKAQMNSLSAKDLKAAIESKLVAVKGQFAVAFKSLDSPKLEVYIHEKDVFHAASTMKTPVMIEVFDQVKVGKFKLSDSILVKNEFKSIVDGSPYKMDISDDSAEEMYKKIGQWMTIRQLVYEMITVSSNMATNLLIDKVGASNVMNTMQEIGAKDMRILRGVEDQKAFDKGWNNTVTAYDLAIIFEKIARGQVVDRKSSEEMVQILKEQKFNDIIPLYLPKEVKIAHKTGFITSVRHDSAIIYLPDGRRYVLILLSKGLENPEAGVEALARVSEIIYEFMMDQLK
- the glyA gene encoding serine hydroxymethyltransferase, giving the protein MSTLTQTIRDTQVFDLINKEKSRQESGIELIASENFVSPQVMQAMGSVLTNKYAEGLPSKRYYGGCEVVDEVEQLAIDRAKELFKASWVNVQPHSGAQANASVFLAALQAGDTILGFDLSHGGHLTHGSPVNFSGKLYRPTFYGVDKESGLINWDKVAETAKKEKPKMIICGASAYSRDWDYQRLRQIADEVGAILLADVSHPAGLIAKGLLNDPLEHCHIVTTTTHKTLRGPRGGMIMLRHDFENPFGVKNPKGNLRLMSELLDSGVFPGTQGGPLEHVIAAKAVAYGEALSEEFYNYAVQVQKNAKVMAQAFLDKGYSIISGGTDNHLMLIDLRSKGLTGKLAQETLDKVHITANKNAVPFDDKSPFVTSGIRFGTAAVTTRGMQEADMKRIVDYIDSVLMNHDNEAHITATKKEITEWMKQFPLYA